Proteins from a single region of Sandaracinaceae bacterium:
- a CDS encoding universal stress protein, which produces MTGTADRLLVAADLSFANDAAVRFAASVAKALSLSLELVHVVDTAGTEPLADSADPAVQVYLRELQKRLTDRLDAQSAGLEAERALVEALGVPCTSHLTNGRVWEAILTRGREVDARFVVVGPHSKGPGERLLGALGEWLLGSTADRVVRHAHCPVWVVPGVPAGDDVVAPQGPAASLARIMVAVDFSPASMRGLAIAADLARGAGGSLHLVHLLPHGYRGDSSSPCAEDITSAPSTIVANDAKARLHRVALSAAEGGVTVHEDVRVVNHSFHEELLEAAREADATEVVLGSHSRSVLDHLVLGSTAERMLRRATVPTLVVRG; this is translated from the coding sequence ATGACTGGCACCGCTGACCGCCTCCTCGTCGCCGCCGACCTGTCCTTCGCCAACGACGCCGCCGTGCGCTTCGCGGCGTCCGTGGCCAAGGCGCTCTCGCTCTCGCTGGAGCTGGTACACGTGGTGGACACGGCCGGCACCGAGCCCCTGGCCGACAGCGCCGACCCTGCCGTGCAGGTGTACCTGCGCGAGCTGCAGAAGCGCCTGACCGACCGGCTGGACGCGCAGAGCGCGGGGCTCGAGGCGGAGCGTGCGCTGGTCGAGGCGCTGGGCGTGCCGTGCACGTCGCACCTGACGAACGGGCGCGTGTGGGAGGCCATCCTCACGCGCGGCCGCGAGGTCGACGCGCGCTTCGTGGTGGTGGGGCCGCACAGCAAGGGGCCCGGCGAGCGCCTGCTCGGGGCGCTGGGCGAGTGGCTGCTGGGCAGCACGGCGGACCGCGTGGTGCGTCACGCGCACTGCCCCGTGTGGGTGGTCCCTGGGGTGCCCGCGGGCGATGACGTGGTCGCGCCGCAGGGACCCGCGGCGTCCCTGGCCCGCATCATGGTGGCGGTGGACTTCTCGCCGGCGTCCATGCGGGGGCTCGCCATCGCGGCAGACCTGGCGCGCGGGGCGGGTGGCTCGCTGCACCTCGTGCACCTGCTGCCGCACGGATACCGTGGGGACTCGAGCTCGCCGTGCGCGGAGGACATCACGAGCGCGCCATCCACCATCGTGGCGAACGACGCCAAGGCGCGCCTCCACCGCGTGGCACTCTCCGCCGCGGAGGGGGGCGTGACGGTGCACGAGGACGTGCGCGTGGTGAACCACAGCTTCCACGAGGAGCTGCTGGAGGCGGCTCGAGAGGCGGACGCGACCGAGGTGGTGCTGGGGTCGCACAGCCGCTCGGTGCTCGACCACCTGGTGCTGGGCAGCACGGCCGAGCGCATGCTGCGCCGCGCGACGGTGCCCACGCTGGTGGTGCGCGGCTGA
- a CDS encoding nitronate monooxygenase, whose protein sequence is MRTPICDTLGIEFPLFAFSHCRDVVAAVTNAGGFGVLGALTFSPEQLEEELTWIDAHVGGRPYGVDIVIPAKYVGRESGDMSTADLKKMIPEHVSKFLNDLLAKHEVPELPADFGGFSEMLGWSAGGGRAHLEVAMKHPIRLLVNALGPPPEDVIELAHAQGILVGALVGTPQQALKQKQVGVDIIIASGTEAGGHTGEVASMVLTPQCVDAVAPTPVLTAGGVGTGRQLAAALCLGAQGAWTGSIWLTTNESEEAESLIEKLLAATSSDTIRSRCLTGKPARQLKTTYTMAWEAEDAPDPLPMPLQFMAVADANNRIWKHSQTNHPTAGNLTGIAVGQIVGMMNQRRPTRELVQSIVTECAETLAAQAELLERSAAD, encoded by the coding sequence ATGCGCACACCCATCTGCGACACGCTCGGCATCGAGTTTCCGCTGTTCGCCTTCAGCCACTGCCGCGACGTCGTCGCCGCGGTCACCAACGCGGGCGGCTTCGGCGTGCTCGGCGCGCTCACGTTCAGTCCGGAGCAGCTCGAGGAGGAGCTGACCTGGATTGACGCGCACGTCGGTGGACGCCCGTACGGCGTGGACATCGTCATCCCCGCCAAGTACGTGGGGCGCGAGTCGGGGGACATGAGCACGGCGGACCTGAAGAAGATGATCCCCGAGCACGTGTCGAAGTTCCTGAACGACCTACTGGCCAAGCACGAGGTGCCCGAGCTGCCGGCCGACTTCGGCGGCTTCTCCGAGATGCTGGGGTGGTCCGCGGGCGGCGGTCGCGCGCACCTCGAGGTCGCGATGAAGCACCCCATCCGCCTGCTGGTGAACGCGCTCGGGCCCCCGCCGGAGGACGTCATCGAGCTGGCGCACGCGCAGGGCATCCTGGTGGGCGCGCTGGTGGGCACGCCACAGCAGGCGCTCAAGCAGAAGCAGGTGGGCGTGGACATCATCATCGCGTCCGGCACCGAGGCCGGCGGCCACACGGGCGAGGTGGCCAGCATGGTGCTGACGCCGCAGTGCGTGGACGCCGTGGCGCCCACCCCCGTGCTGACCGCGGGCGGCGTGGGGACGGGGCGGCAGCTGGCGGCCGCGCTCTGCCTGGGTGCGCAGGGCGCCTGGACCGGGTCCATCTGGCTCACCACCAACGAGTCGGAGGAGGCCGAGTCGCTGATCGAGAAGCTGCTGGCCGCGACGTCCAGCGACACCATCCGCTCGCGCTGCCTGACCGGCAAGCCCGCGCGGCAGCTGAAGACGACGTACACCATGGCGTGGGAGGCCGAGGACGCCCCGGACCCGCTGCCCATGCCGCTGCAGTTCATGGCTGTGGCCGACGCGAACAACCGCATCTGGAAGCACTCGCAGACCAACCACCCCACGGCTGGCAACCTCACGGGCATCGCCGTGGGGCAGATCGTCGGGATGATGAACCAGCGGCGCCCCACGCGTGAGCTGGTGCAGAGCATCGTGACGGAGTGCGCCGAGACGCTGGCCGCGCAGGCCGAGCTGCTGGAGCGCTCCGCGGCCGACTGA
- a CDS encoding metallophosphoesterase family protein: MALLAQLSDAHLVELDASERDAGDWVRLAFLSSYRPSRAVSRVRKLAGAFARARAAGADHVVFTGDLTEDAAPGQFALFAHIVAESGFTPEQVTVIPGNHDAYRGRDFYAHMAAGTLGAVARTSSDPFDLDGVRVVPLDSTLDQHYVRAAGCLGAAQRAQLRSGEGPTLVLQHHPPLAHAPRALSWFQELVDLADVQSAVAAAEHLYVMHGHVHRDRDLYPYGATRPRVFSPRAVVETDAAVRFYEVDARGVRPLGERLD, encoded by the coding sequence ATGGCGCTCCTAGCCCAGCTCTCAGATGCCCACTTGGTGGAGCTCGACGCCTCCGAGCGAGACGCGGGCGACTGGGTGCGCCTCGCGTTCCTCTCGTCGTACAGGCCTTCTCGGGCGGTCAGCCGCGTGCGGAAGCTGGCGGGCGCGTTTGCGCGGGCGCGTGCGGCAGGCGCCGACCACGTGGTGTTCACGGGCGACCTCACCGAGGACGCGGCGCCGGGGCAGTTCGCGCTCTTCGCGCACATCGTCGCCGAGAGTGGGTTCACGCCGGAACAGGTGACGGTCATCCCCGGCAACCACGACGCATACCGCGGGCGCGACTTCTACGCGCACATGGCCGCGGGAACGTTGGGTGCGGTCGCCCGCACGTCCAGTGACCCGTTCGACCTGGATGGCGTGCGCGTGGTGCCGCTCGACTCGACGCTGGACCAACACTACGTGCGCGCGGCCGGCTGTCTGGGCGCCGCCCAGCGCGCGCAGCTGCGCAGCGGGGAGGGGCCCACGCTGGTGTTGCAGCACCACCCGCCGCTGGCGCACGCGCCGCGCGCGCTTTCGTGGTTCCAGGAGCTGGTGGACCTCGCCGACGTGCAGTCCGCCGTGGCCGCGGCCGAGCACCTCTACGTGATGCACGGGCACGTGCACCGGGACCGCGACCTCTACCCGTATGGCGCCACGCGGCCGCGCGTGTTCTCGCCGCGCGCGGTGGTCGAGACCGATGCCGCGGTGCGCTTCTACGAGGTGGACGCGCGCGGCGTGCGCCCCCTGGGCGAACGGCTGGACTGA
- a CDS encoding cytochrome P450, whose amino-acid sequence MLGGADMLAPGGPVFSKQQLKSLVKLESAVTEMNRLTTAPMVPRRAMKPTELALRSGTYTFEVGDDLALFPPTTHLDPEIYEDPYSFRFDRFLPDESGAPARFFKDDERVHFNLLPFGAGVSMCPGRFFAINEFKIAVAVLLSSFDIELLTTAVPKQDVGRTGFGTLPPVEDVPFRYRRRA is encoded by the coding sequence GTGCTGGGCGGGGCGGACATGCTCGCGCCAGGCGGGCCCGTGTTCTCGAAGCAGCAGCTCAAGAGCTTGGTTAAGCTCGAGAGCGCCGTCACCGAGATGAACCGCCTCACCACGGCGCCCATGGTGCCGCGGCGCGCCATGAAGCCCACGGAGCTGGCGCTGCGCAGCGGGACGTACACGTTCGAGGTGGGCGACGACCTGGCGTTGTTCCCGCCCACCACGCACCTCGACCCAGAGATCTACGAGGACCCGTACAGCTTCCGCTTCGACCGCTTTCTGCCCGACGAGAGCGGCGCGCCCGCGCGCTTCTTCAAGGACGACGAGCGCGTGCACTTCAACCTGCTGCCGTTCGGCGCCGGCGTGAGCATGTGCCCAGGGCGCTTCTTCGCCATCAACGAGTTCAAGATCGCGGTGGCCGTGCTGCTCTCGTCGTTCGACATCGAGCTGCTCACCACGGCGGTGCCCAAGCAGGACGTCGGGCGCACGGGCTTCGGCACCCTGCCTCCCGTCGAGGACGTCCCCTTCCGATATCGGCGGCGCGCGTGA
- a CDS encoding universal stress protein, protein METNTSGRIIVVGVDSSADSELALLTAVRMCNAADTLHVVHAVEVHALREATRIQEQEKVLENDPDVVRAYVSDVCEREEVWPLVRPEVHTRIGTPVAALVQFCTDVEADLLVCGTHAHKAIDRLRTPVSEGLLREAPCPVLVAKPRAYQGRRKSELPAPPCADCVAKREETGDMMTWCATHARDHQSRHTYSGAGTRKSSAPGYNMR, encoded by the coding sequence ATGGAGACGAACACGAGCGGTCGCATCATCGTAGTGGGTGTGGACTCGAGCGCGGACTCGGAGCTGGCGTTGCTGACGGCGGTGCGCATGTGCAACGCCGCGGACACCCTGCACGTGGTGCACGCCGTGGAGGTCCACGCCCTGCGTGAGGCCACGCGCATCCAGGAGCAGGAGAAGGTCCTGGAGAACGATCCCGACGTGGTGCGCGCGTACGTCAGCGACGTCTGCGAGCGAGAGGAGGTGTGGCCGCTGGTGCGGCCCGAGGTGCACACCCGCATTGGCACACCCGTCGCCGCCCTCGTGCAGTTCTGCACGGACGTCGAGGCCGACCTGCTGGTGTGCGGCACCCACGCCCACAAGGCCATCGACCGCCTGCGCACGCCCGTCAGCGAGGGGCTCCTGCGCGAGGCGCCCTGCCCCGTGCTCGTCGCCAAGCCGCGCGCCTACCAGGGTCGCCGCAAGAGCGAGCTGCCCGCCCCACCCTGCGCCGACTGCGTAGCAAAGCGCGAAGAGACGGGCGACATGATGACGTGGTGCGCCACGCACGCCCGTGATCACCAGAGCCGCCACACGTACAGCGGTGCGGGCACGCGCAAGTCGAGCGCACCGGGCTACAACATGCGCTGA
- a CDS encoding helix-hairpin-helix domain-containing protein — MSAAAWVTAAIAVASLAQTPPAPEPQTSTGFDSATYASQRPEPPSAAAAAQIAVVRDGGRIDVNQADAITLQLLPGVGPVVSQRIIADRAEHGPYPTLEAMTRVTGIGPRTVERIAALAYAGSGDEATDAHAGATAPTVSSAPDAGQPRTTH; from the coding sequence GTGAGCGCCGCCGCGTGGGTGACGGCAGCCATCGCCGTGGCGTCCCTGGCGCAGACGCCCCCCGCCCCGGAGCCACAGACCAGCACGGGCTTCGACTCGGCCACCTACGCGTCGCAGCGCCCCGAGCCTCCGTCCGCGGCCGCGGCCGCGCAGATCGCGGTCGTGCGGGACGGGGGCCGCATCGACGTCAACCAGGCGGACGCAATCACGCTGCAGTTGCTGCCGGGCGTGGGTCCCGTGGTGTCGCAGCGCATCATCGCGGATCGCGCCGAGCACGGCCCATACCCCACCCTCGAGGCGATGACGCGCGTCACCGGCATCGGTCCGCGTACGGTGGAGCGCATCGCCGCGCTGGCCTACGCGGGGTCAGGTGATGAAGCCACCGACGCTCACGCGGGCGCGACCGCACCCACGGTCAGCTCGGCCCCAGACGCGGGGCAGCCGCGGACGACCCACTAG
- the pyrR gene encoding bifunctional pyr operon transcriptional regulator/uracil phosphoribosyltransferase PyrR produces MALSIVERTGKRPEELCLVGIRRGGVDLAKRLAEAIGDLEEGTPQVGAVDISLYRDDAATALPDPKIGPSDIRFPIEGREVIVVDDVLQTGRTVRAAIDCVLDYGRPRRIWLAVLFDRGGRELPVHPDFVGKTVDVRAGVKLRVELEGREGDRAFLEPAGQAGAEEA; encoded by the coding sequence ATGGCCCTCAGCATCGTGGAGCGCACGGGCAAGCGGCCCGAGGAGCTGTGCCTCGTCGGCATCCGGCGCGGCGGCGTGGACCTGGCCAAGCGCTTGGCCGAGGCCATCGGCGACCTCGAAGAGGGCACGCCCCAAGTCGGCGCGGTGGACATCAGCCTCTACCGGGACGACGCGGCTACGGCCCTGCCCGACCCCAAGATCGGCCCCAGCGACATCCGCTTCCCCATCGAGGGGCGCGAGGTCATCGTCGTGGACGACGTGCTGCAGACGGGGCGCACCGTGCGCGCGGCCATCGACTGCGTGCTGGACTACGGCCGGCCTCGGCGCATCTGGCTGGCGGTGCTGTTCGACCGCGGCGGGCGCGAGCTTCCAGTGCACCCGGACTTCGTCGGCAAGACGGTGGACGTGCGCGCGGGCGTGAAGCTGCGCGTCGAGCTCGAGGGGCGCGAAGGTGACCGCGCGTTCCTGGAACCCGCTGGCCAGGCCGGCGCGGAGGAGGCCTGA
- a CDS encoding aspartate carbamoyltransferase catalytic subunit: protein METFPHRHVLGIEGMSRADIEHVLDTSKAFLEVSRRPVRKVPTLRGKTVINLFYENSTRTRTSFELAGKRMSADVINISVASSSVSKGETLYDTCKTLEAMHPDVIVMRHASSGAPHFVAKNVRCSVINAGDGMHEHPTQALLDALTIRNARGTLDGLTVAIVGDVAHSRVARSNALLLKQFGCTVRFVGPDTLVPPELAGYGVELHHDVETGLRDADVVMVLRVQLERLKGALLSSLGEYSRTFGVNRRRLALAKPDALVMHPGPMNRGVEIEPDVADGATSHVLDQVEAGVAIRMALLYLLAGDSGEA, encoded by the coding sequence ATGGAGACGTTCCCGCACCGTCATGTGCTGGGCATCGAGGGCATGTCGCGCGCCGACATCGAGCACGTGCTGGACACGTCCAAGGCGTTCCTCGAGGTGTCGCGGCGGCCCGTGCGCAAGGTGCCCACGCTGCGCGGCAAGACCGTCATCAACCTGTTCTACGAGAACTCCACGCGCACCCGCACCAGCTTCGAGCTGGCCGGCAAGCGCATGAGCGCGGACGTCATCAACATCAGCGTGGCCAGCTCCAGCGTGAGCAAGGGCGAGACGCTGTACGACACGTGCAAGACCCTCGAGGCCATGCACCCCGACGTCATCGTCATGCGCCACGCGTCGTCCGGCGCGCCGCACTTCGTGGCCAAGAACGTGCGCTGCAGCGTCATCAACGCGGGCGACGGGATGCACGAGCACCCCACGCAGGCCCTGCTGGACGCGCTCACCATCCGCAACGCGCGGGGCACGCTGGACGGCCTGACGGTGGCCATCGTGGGCGACGTGGCCCACTCGCGCGTGGCGCGCAGCAACGCGCTGCTGCTGAAGCAGTTCGGCTGCACCGTGCGCTTCGTGGGACCAGACACGCTCGTGCCGCCCGAGCTCGCCGGCTACGGCGTGGAGCTGCACCACGATGTGGAGACCGGCCTGCGTGACGCCGACGTGGTGATGGTGCTGCGCGTGCAGCTCGAGCGGCTGAAGGGCGCGCTGCTGTCGTCGCTGGGCGAATACTCGCGCACGTTCGGGGTCAACCGTCGGCGGCTGGCGCTGGCCAAGCCGGACGCGCTGGTGATGCACCCCGGGCCCATGAACCGTGGCGTGGAGATTGAGCCCGACGTGGCCGACGGCGCGACGTCGCACGTGCTGGACCAGGTCGAGGCGGGCGTGGCCATCCGCATGGCGCTCCTGTACCTGCTGGCTGGCGACTCGGGCGAAGCGTGA
- a CDS encoding DUF1343 domain-containing protein: MDRVAAGAPEVLGHLRGKRVGLLAHPASVTRGLAHAHAVLERAGARVVTLFGPEHGYGGEAQDMAPVGDVDDAAEERVRVFSLYGTTFDALRPTPEMLRGLDAVVVDLQDVGARYYTFVWSAALMLEATAAVGIPCVVLDRPNPLGGVVLEGAPQRPGYRSFVGLYDVPVRHGMTIAEITGMVRARLALPAESLVTVPMRGWQRAMYFDDTGLPWVYPSPNMPTLDTALVYPGGCLIEGTLLSEGRGTTRPFEVFGAPWVDGEALAKTLEGQLPGLALRPLHFQPTFQKHGGQRCGGVQVHVTDRARVRSYEAYLRILHALLTRYPDAPRYRTEEYEYVTDRPAIDLLTGGPEFRQATDAGESIDPWLASEAAGAAAFEAERAPYLLYR, from the coding sequence CTGGACCGGGTCGCGGCGGGCGCCCCCGAGGTGCTCGGGCACCTGCGCGGAAAGCGCGTGGGGCTCTTGGCGCATCCGGCCAGCGTGACGCGGGGGCTGGCGCACGCACACGCGGTCCTGGAGCGCGCGGGCGCACGCGTGGTGACGCTGTTCGGGCCCGAGCACGGCTACGGGGGCGAGGCGCAGGACATGGCGCCCGTGGGCGACGTGGACGACGCAGCCGAGGAGCGCGTGCGGGTGTTCTCCCTCTACGGCACCACCTTCGATGCGCTGCGCCCCACCCCGGAAATGCTGCGTGGCCTGGACGCCGTGGTGGTGGACCTGCAGGACGTCGGCGCGCGCTACTACACGTTCGTGTGGAGCGCGGCGCTCATGCTCGAGGCGACGGCGGCCGTGGGCATCCCGTGCGTCGTGCTGGACCGCCCCAACCCGCTGGGGGGCGTTGTGCTGGAGGGCGCCCCGCAGCGGCCCGGGTACCGCTCGTTCGTGGGCCTCTACGACGTCCCCGTGCGCCACGGCATGACCATCGCCGAGATCACGGGCATGGTCCGCGCGCGCCTGGCGCTGCCGGCGGAGAGCCTGGTGACAGTGCCCATGCGCGGCTGGCAGCGCGCGATGTACTTCGACGACACCGGGCTCCCCTGGGTCTATCCCTCCCCCAACATGCCCACGCTGGACACCGCGCTGGTGTACCCCGGCGGGTGCCTGATCGAAGGCACGCTGCTGTCGGAGGGGCGCGGCACCACCCGCCCGTTCGAGGTGTTCGGTGCGCCCTGGGTGGACGGAGAGGCCCTCGCAAAGACGCTCGAAGGCCAGCTGCCGGGGCTCGCGCTGCGCCCCCTGCACTTCCAGCCGACGTTCCAGAAGCACGGGGGGCAACGCTGCGGCGGCGTACAGGTGCACGTCACCGACCGCGCGCGAGTGCGCAGCTACGAGGCCTACCTGCGCATCCTGCACGCGCTGCTCACGCGCTACCCGGACGCGCCGCGCTATCGGACCGAAGAGTACGAGTACGTGACCGACCGGCCGGCCATCGACCTCCTCACGGGCGGGCCCGAGTTCCGCCAAGCGACCGACGCAGGCGAGAGCATCGACCCGTGGCTCGCGTCCGAAGCCGCAGGCGCCGCGGCGTTCGAGGCCGAGCGCGCGCCGTATCTGCTCTACCGCTGA
- a CDS encoding 1-acyl-sn-glycerol-3-phosphate acyltransferase: MEKPRLSITLKTCGETLRVCVPTIAEAAFGPVPRERASRRLAQWAEAAVRHARIDTFVEGLEHVDPTRPHLVVSNHQSTYDIFVLMHLYPAELRMIAKKEMFRVPFVGGAMAAAEFVNIDRGDNARAREALEVARRRIESGINIWIAPEGTRSEDGRLLPFKTGGFMLALQTGIPILPVTVVGTQHVLPAKQVRVHPGKRAGLRFHAPVDPAAYGTARRDELMEHVRRTIDSGLPPGLQSYTHG; this comes from the coding sequence ATGGAGAAGCCCCGGCTCAGCATCACCCTCAAGACCTGTGGCGAGACCCTGCGCGTCTGCGTGCCCACCATCGCGGAGGCCGCGTTCGGGCCCGTGCCCCGCGAGCGGGCCAGCCGGCGGCTCGCGCAGTGGGCCGAGGCCGCGGTGCGCCACGCGCGCATCGATACCTTCGTCGAGGGTCTCGAGCACGTCGACCCGACGCGTCCCCACCTGGTCGTGTCCAACCACCAGAGCACGTACGACATCTTCGTGCTGATGCACCTCTATCCCGCCGAGCTGCGCATGATCGCGAAGAAGGAGATGTTCCGCGTGCCCTTCGTGGGTGGAGCCATGGCCGCGGCGGAGTTCGTCAACATCGACCGGGGGGACAACGCCCGCGCGCGCGAGGCCCTCGAGGTCGCGCGCCGTCGCATCGAGTCCGGCATCAACATCTGGATCGCCCCCGAGGGCACACGCTCCGAGGACGGCCGACTGCTCCCGTTCAAGACGGGCGGGTTCATGCTGGCCCTGCAGACGGGCATCCCCATCCTGCCCGTGACGGTCGTCGGGACGCAGCACGTGCTGCCCGCCAAGCAGGTGCGGGTGCACCCTGGGAAGCGCGCGGGCCTGCGCTTCCATGCGCCCGTGGACCCGGCGGCGTATGGCACGGCGCGCCGTGACGAGCTGATGGAGCACGTGCGGCGCACCATCGACAGCGGCCTCCCGCCCGGGCTGCAGAGCTACACGCACGGGTGA